From one Flavobacterium sp. N502536 genomic stretch:
- a CDS encoding DUF1338 domain-containing protein yields MKLWEQYANITPSAKKIHELLEERGEEIKNDHIAIRTFNDKRVNIEVLEKPFLNVGYEARGEYNFESKKLFAKHYEHTTDKDAPRIFISELELEKCSPELQATVQDILNSCDSNLFNNPELVLSGSVWKGNSQAVYKSLLEESEYAAWMYVYGFRANHFTISTNALKGFTTLEELNTFLEESGWKLNASGGKIKGTPEQLLEQSSTLADLYVVDFEEGAVEIPSCYYEFALRYPMANGELYQGFVASSADKIFESTDVKLQEAK; encoded by the coding sequence ATGAAATTATGGGAGCAATATGCTAATATTACCCCATCTGCAAAAAAAATACATGAATTACTCGAAGAAAGAGGAGAAGAGATAAAAAATGATCATATTGCTATACGTACCTTCAATGATAAACGTGTAAATATTGAGGTTTTGGAAAAACCTTTTTTGAATGTTGGATATGAAGCAAGAGGAGAGTATAATTTTGAAAGTAAAAAATTGTTTGCTAAGCATTACGAACATACTACAGATAAAGATGCTCCACGAATTTTTATTTCGGAGTTAGAATTAGAAAAATGCTCCCCTGAATTGCAGGCAACTGTACAGGATATTCTGAACAGCTGTGATTCGAATTTATTTAATAATCCCGAGTTAGTTTTAAGTGGTTCTGTGTGGAAAGGAAATTCACAGGCCGTGTACAAATCGTTACTGGAGGAATCGGAGTATGCTGCGTGGATGTATGTATACGGATTCAGAGCCAATCACTTTACCATCAGTACCAATGCTTTAAAAGGATTTACAACCTTAGAAGAACTTAATACTTTCCTGGAAGAGAGCGGATGGAAACTGAACGCATCAGGTGGAAAAATCAAAGGTACTCCAGAGCAATTATTGGAACAATCCAGTACACTGGCTGATTTGTATGTAGTCGATTTTGAAGAAGGTGCTGTAGAAATTCCTTCTTGTTATTACGAGTTTGCACTTCGTTACCCAATGGCCAACGGAGAATTGTACCAGGGGTTTGTGGCATCATCTGCCGATAAGATATTCGAGAGCACGGATGTAAAGTTGCAGGAAGCTAAATAA
- a CDS encoding Lrp/AsnC family transcriptional regulator, translating to MPSIKKNENTDYLDREIIQMLSKNGRISFSDLAKELNISNSLVHLRVRKLQESGVITGFSVKLNPKEIGFETTTYTGIVTKEARFSYSIAEKLKEIPEVVECHWVSGKYALFIKIVAINNEELRKILYEQIHQIEGVGSTDSFFSFGSAFEKNLPV from the coding sequence ATGCCAAGTATCAAGAAGAATGAAAATACTGACTATTTAGACCGCGAAATCATACAAATGTTAAGCAAAAATGGAAGAATCTCTTTTTCAGATTTAGCCAAAGAATTAAACATATCCAATTCATTGGTTCATTTAAGAGTCAGAAAGTTACAGGAATCGGGAGTGATTACTGGTTTTTCGGTAAAGCTAAACCCGAAAGAAATTGGTTTTGAGACGACTACGTATACCGGAATTGTAACCAAAGAAGCACGTTTTTCCTACTCGATTGCCGAAAAATTAAAAGAAATACCGGAGGTTGTAGAGTGCCATTGGGTTTCCGGAAAGTATGCTTTATTCATAAAGATTGTTGCCATCAATAACGAAGAACTTCGTAAAATTTTATACGAACAAATTCATCAGATTGAAGGTGTTGGAAGTACAGATTCGTTTTTCTCTTTTGGCTCGGCATTTGAGAAGAATCTTCCGGTTTAA
- a CDS encoding helix-turn-helix domain-containing protein has translation MEKIICHYESGLDWAEPVAKELGGKVEGNFIAASPEVHTGSRYFLDCGEGISALYLDIEYKTDLLMVQKSKKKDFVGIYYDLTEEGEIKFSSENNSKVLKKGGYNLAVIDGTLEIERISKSGSRRFALYLFVRKDLFYSFNKKDKILHNLFQSDHTVLAKFGRMSSESLTYLTDLRRKEVGSSCFDLDLIATAYLLISELLDPMSTTKTTNSEISEYDLMKIKDTEKMLSQNLKGAFPGIDVLCDQVNMSPSKFKYVFKKVLKTSPQSYYMNTKLYRAKELLEEQQLTVTEISEKFGFCNAAYFGSAFKKRYNMSPRVFTQQLS, from the coding sequence ATGGAAAAAATTATCTGTCATTATGAATCTGGTTTGGATTGGGCTGAGCCTGTGGCCAAAGAACTCGGAGGAAAAGTAGAAGGCAATTTTATTGCAGCTTCGCCAGAAGTACATACAGGCAGCCGCTATTTTTTAGATTGCGGAGAAGGAATATCGGCACTATATCTCGATATTGAATACAAAACTGACCTGCTGATGGTTCAGAAAAGTAAAAAGAAGGACTTTGTAGGCATTTATTATGATTTGACAGAGGAGGGTGAAATTAAGTTTTCTTCTGAGAATAATTCTAAAGTTCTTAAAAAAGGAGGATATAATCTTGCCGTTATCGATGGTACATTAGAAATAGAACGTATCAGTAAAAGTGGAAGTCGAAGATTTGCTTTGTACCTGTTTGTTAGAAAAGATTTGTTTTACTCCTTTAATAAAAAAGATAAAATACTGCACAATCTTTTTCAATCTGATCATACTGTTTTGGCAAAATTTGGCAGAATGAGTTCTGAAAGCCTTACCTATCTTACAGATTTACGACGCAAAGAAGTTGGAAGCAGTTGTTTTGATCTGGATTTGATCGCTACAGCTTATTTGCTTATCTCAGAACTTTTGGATCCTATGTCCACAACTAAAACTACTAATTCGGAAATTAGTGAGTATGATTTAATGAAAATAAAAGACACCGAAAAAATGCTGAGTCAAAATTTAAAAGGAGCTTTTCCGGGAATTGATGTGCTTTGTGATCAGGTGAATATGTCTCCTTCTAAATTTAAGTATGTTTTCAAAAAAGTACTAAAAACAAGTCCGCAATCTTATTATATGAATACTAAGCTTTACAGAGCAAAAGAACTTCTGGAAGAACAGCAGTTAACAGTAACTGAAATTTCAGAGAAGTTTGGTTTTTGCAATGCTGCGTATTTTGGATCAGCTTTTAAAAAAAGGTATAATATGTCACCGAGAGTATTTACACAACAATTATCATGA
- a CDS encoding helix-turn-helix domain-containing protein has protein sequence MKELKYCNGLSSLWYKELAAKLEVTLENDKILVLPDTIGKGYSFFVEVIPGMSALLLDFVLSAPVRVQHLANKDDLYIINFDLSEEVNMIQIRDISYQVGSKVNLGLFVWKNTIGNTCEHPAGKRIFTIRLIVDQKLLHPLFIKTTDQNPSSKNNDRFDRKDLYFQDLIDSNSRILIDSVMRKTVLDEHFNFYLKGLALKLLGNFIHRYSDVVPLSQGIKKIDLEALDISKKFLVKNLKNKFPGILKLSEIASMSASKYKRLFKEIEGVTPNDFFKREKIVLAHKLLCSGSYSSVVQLGYDLNFTRIDHFSKEYFKFLGRSPAEDLVVKNKPE, from the coding sequence ATGAAAGAACTTAAATATTGTAACGGATTATCATCCTTATGGTATAAAGAGCTGGCGGCAAAATTAGAAGTAACTTTAGAAAACGATAAAATTTTGGTTTTACCGGATACTATCGGAAAAGGATACTCCTTTTTTGTTGAGGTCATTCCGGGTATGTCTGCTTTATTACTGGATTTTGTATTATCAGCGCCTGTACGAGTACAGCATTTGGCAAATAAGGATGATTTATACATTATAAATTTTGATCTTAGTGAAGAAGTCAATATGATTCAGATTCGTGATATTAGTTATCAGGTAGGGTCTAAGGTCAATCTGGGGCTATTTGTCTGGAAAAATACGATCGGAAATACATGCGAACATCCAGCCGGAAAAAGAATATTTACGATACGTTTGATAGTAGATCAAAAACTACTACATCCTTTATTCATAAAAACAACAGACCAGAATCCGTCCTCAAAAAACAACGACAGATTCGATAGAAAAGACCTGTATTTTCAAGATTTAATTGACAGTAACAGCAGAATACTGATTGATTCGGTAATGCGAAAAACAGTTTTAGACGAGCATTTTAATTTTTATCTAAAAGGGCTCGCTTTAAAATTATTGGGAAACTTTATTCATCGCTATTCGGATGTTGTCCCTCTGTCTCAGGGAATCAAAAAGATTGACCTGGAAGCCTTAGATATTTCTAAAAAATTTCTGGTCAAAAATCTAAAAAACAAGTTTCCGGGAATTTTGAAGCTGTCGGAAATCGCCAGTATGTCGGCAAGTAAATATAAAAGACTTTTTAAGGAGATAGAAGGAGTTACACCAAATGATTTTTTTAAAAGAGAAAAAATAGTACTAGCTCATAAATTACTTTGCAGCGGCTCTTACAGCTCTGTTGTTCAGTTAGGTTACGACCTGAATTTTACCAGAATAGACCATTTCTCGAAAGAGTACTTTAAATTTTTAGGAAGAAGCCCTGCTGAGGATCTGGTTGTTAAAAACAAGCCAGAATAG